The DNA sequence CAACACGTTAAATGTATATCAACCACTACCTGTTTACCAACCATCCATGGTGAGTACAGAACTTGTGGACAGTACACTTCAATACAAAAAAAAATATCATAAAATAGCCGATTTTTCACTAACAAACCAAAATGGAAAAATCATTACTCAAAACGATTATAAAGACAAAATTTACGTTGCCGACTTCTTTTTCACCACTTGTCAAACCATTTGTCCTATTATGACAGATCATATGGTTAAAATTCAAAAAGAGATATTAAATGATGATGATGTTATGCTGCTATCGCATTCTGTTACTCCTACAATCGACACACCTAAACAATTAAAAAAATATGCTATAAAAAAAGGAGTAAATGATGCTAAATGGAATTTGGTCACTGGTGATAAAAAACACATTTACCAATTGGCTAGAAAAAGCTATTTAGCTGTTAAAGATGCTGGTAATGGTGATGCTTATGATATGATTCATACCGAAAATTTTATG is a window from the Pseudalgibacter alginicilyticus genome containing:
- a CDS encoding SCO family protein; protein product: MVSFFKDYKWFAVIFAIISIIIISIIYNTLNVYQPLPVYQPSMVSTELVDSTLQYKKKYHKIADFSLTNQNGKIITQNDYKDKIYVADFFFTTCQTICPIMTDHMVKIQKEILNDDDVMLLSHSVTPTIDTPKQLKKYAIKKGVNDAKWNLVTGDKKHIYQLARKSYLAVKDAGNGDAYDMIHTENFMLIDKQRKIRGFYDGTNSDDINRLLKDIKHLKQEYKQ